GCTCCGAAGGAGGGGCACGAAACCTCCCGGCAAAGAGAGAGCATGTCCCGCTCGGCAGACTTTCGTTCCGGGAAGCCTTGCCACCTCCAGCCGTGGGTATGTGTTTTGCCGGGCTACCCACTCGCCTCTTTTATCGATCTGGCCATATAAAGAATATCCTCCTCGCGCAGGTCGGGGTTGTTGGGAATCTCCATGATTCTTTCCGGTAAGGCCCGGGCCACGGGAAGATCCACCTGGTAGTGGCTGAAAGCCGGGAGGCTTGAGCAATCGGACATATCATCAGGGGCCGTGTCCACACCTCTGCGGAGAAGCTTTCTGCGCAACGACTCCCTGTCAGGGACCTCGATCCTGTAATAGAGAAAGGTATGGGTTCTGCCCCGGGGGATTCGGGGGATCTTGATCCTGGGTCGTCCCTTCAACTCCCTGTTGTAGAGACGGGCGTTCTCGTTGAGCTTCGAATTGATCGATTCGATTCGTTTGAGTTGCCGGAGACCGACGGCTCCCTGGAGGTTGGTCAGCCGCGTCTGATACTTCCCGTGGACCTCCGATGGAGAAACGGTCTCCTGCCCGGGTTTCCTGTCGAAGGCCGACAGCCCTGCGGCGTCCAGGATCCGCATGATCGGATAGATGAAGAGGGGGAATATCCTGGGGCGGGTGCAGAAGTAGTTGACGGAAGTGACCATGACCTCCTTCCAGAGGCTCTTGTGCCTGCTCCGGCCGGGAGGCCGGACCAGTTCGGCAAGGCGGCGGTAAAGGGCGGGATCGTTTGTAGTGATCATGCCCCCTCCAAAACACGGCATGTTTTTCGCCATGGCGAAGGTAAAGACCCCCAGGTCACCGAAGGAGCCCACCTTCTTGCCCTTGTAAGTGGCTCCACAGGCATGGGCGCAGTCCTCGATGACTTTCAATCCCCTCCTGCCCGCTATATCCAGGATCGGGTCGAGATCGCATGGCTGACCGTACATGTGGGTGGCGAGAATGGCCCTTGTCTTTTCGCCGATATTCTTCTCGATCAGGGAGACATCCAGGTTGTATGTGGCAGGGGACACGTCGATGAAAACCGGCTTGAGGCCGCACGCCCTGATCACCAGCGGGACTATGTGAAAGGTGTAAGCCGGCATGATGACCTCATCCCCCTCACGCAACTCCAGGGCTCTGATGGCCAGGTAGATGGCCGCCCTGCCCGAGGAGGACCCGATGGCATGGCGGGTGCCGATAAAATCCGCGAAGTCCTGCTCGAATCTTTCCACGTGAGGACCCCTCAGGACTTTTGCCTGAGCGAGTACCTTGGCTACGGCCCAGTAGCACCCCCACGAGAGGTTGACGCTGTGCCTTGGATAGGCTTTCCACATGGTCGAGCTCCTAGAGAATGCCGGTCACCTTGGACAGCTGCCGGAAGACCTTCGGATTCTGGATGTAGAAGATCCCGTAGTGATAGATATGCTTGAGGACGAAGGAGGGTCTGAGAAAAAACCTCTTGTAAAAGAGGCTCCTCAACTCCCACAACTCCTCTTGGCTCAGGCGGCTCAGGTTGACCAGGGGAAGGTTGTAGTGATGCATCTTCGATATCTCGTCCCGGGGGAGGCGGTCCTTGTACTCGTCGTAGGCGGGTGATCCCGGGTAGAGGGTGAAGAAGTGGACCTGGATCAGGTCCGGGTCGAGAGCCAGGGTAAGGCGAATCGTGGCCTCCACCTCTTGTCGTGTCTCCCCAGGGCTGCCGATGATGACCAGAGCGTTGGTGGCGATCCCCAGCCGTCTGGCCTCGGCAAAGACCGCCTTGCACGTCTCCTCCCAGTTCTTTCCCCGGGGGTTCTTGCGAAAGAGTTTGAGAACCCGCTCGGAACCCGTCTCCACACCGAGCCTGAGAAGTATGCACCCCGCTTCTTTCATCTCCTTCATGAGGGGCGGATCGAGCTCGTCGATCCTCGCATGGCTGATCCAGTTTATCTTGAGCTTCCGCTTTCTTATCTCGCGGCAGAGGGAAAGGACATGCTCTCTTCTTGCCGTCAGGTCGTCGTCTTCAAAGGAGATGACATTGATGCCGAGGCTCATGAGATGCTCGATCTCGTCGGCCACGTTCTCGGCACTCCTGGTTCTGACCTTTGCCCCGTAAGTCTTCCTCATTATGGGCGAACAGAAATAACAGCCGTAGGGACAGCCCCGGCTGCTGAGAACGAACCCCCACCGAGCCTTCTTCTTCATCCTCAGGGGATACGAACTGAAGCAGTAGCTGTCGATTTCGCTTCTATCGTAAGTGGGAAAGGGGAGGCCGTCTGCATCGTTCACGGAGAAGGGCTTGAGACCGTTTGAAGAGGATCGATAGAGGGCCCTCACCTTCTCCGGCCCCCGTGAATTGAGTCTGTTTACAAGGGAGAGCACCTCGACCTCGGATTCTCCGGGCAGGGCCACATCGAAAGGGGAGGTGGCGGACAGGAAGCTCTCAAGATTCAATCCGACCTCCTGGCCGACGGCCACGAGGAAGCAGCCGTCCTCTTTCTTGATCTCTGTGCCGAATTCAAAAGCCGCCTGGCTGTCCACGGGGTTTGCCATGAGGATCGAAACGTCGGGGGACCAGGCCTTCACCTTTCCGACAAGATCTTCTCCCGCCTCGGAGGGAAGCCAAGAGTCGATCAACTTGACCTCGTAGCCGCCGTCCCTCCTGAGCAATGCCTCCATGTACTTCAGGGGCAGGGGTGGATAGACGTGGTGGGGGTGTTTCACCTTTCCGATGAGGGGGGAGTGCATTCTCATGAGGAGGATTCTTTGGTACTTCTTCCGTGTCTGAGCCATAGATACGGACCTCTCTACGAAGGTGCCAGGCTTTTTGTGGAGGAGGAGACGCCTTCCTCCTCGAAATGCCATATCTTGAGATTGACGGCCCTGCTGAAAAGAGCGAGAACCATGCCCAACACGATCTGGCTCCAGTGGGCGATCAGTCTGTCCCAGATAATGAGAGGATAGGCAGCAGAGGATGCGACTCCCACCAGAGCCAGGAGTTCGAGCATACCAAACTCGACGGCTCCGAGCCCAGAGGGCGTAAAGGGGATAGCCGTCAAGAAGACCGTGCAGAAAGTAACGAATAGCACAGAGACGACATCGATTTCAACCGCCATGGACTTGCAGACAAAAAAGAACCGCCCGGCTTCCAGGAGCCAGATCAGGCATGTGGTGACAAGCAGAGAGGGCACGATCTTTCCGTTCAGCTTGAGACCTCGGCGAAAAGAGTCGATCAGGCCCTTGAGCCTTTCCGATCTGAAGCGCAGAGGCAGCCACCGATGGTAGTGGAAGAAGAGCCCCATCAGGGCCAGGAGGGCCAGGAGAGAGGGAACGGCCACCTTGATGGCCAGGAGGAGTTCAGGAGGAATCCGGCTCCCAAAGAGAAAGACCGCTGCCGTTACCGCGAAAGCCATGACCACGGAGAAGTCGAAGATCCGCCAGAGGAATATTGAACCCAGAGAGAAGGAGCGGCTCAGGGAGAAGTTGAGTTTCATGAGGTGAGCCCCGTACAGATCCCCGAGTTTGGCCGGCAGTACGCAATCGATGCTCTGAAAAAGGAAGATGATCTTCGCCAGATCGAGGGTAGTCCCCGAAAACCCGCCTTGC
This genomic interval from Deltaproteobacteria bacterium contains the following:
- a CDS encoding flippase-like domain-containing protein, with the translated sequence MRKRTVLSLLFSLFLVYLFLSRTTFSDMVHHLTNVNPLFLVLAFLSHYTAYLFRGYRWRTMIRQGGFSGTTLDLAKIIFLFQSIDCVLPAKLGDLYGAHLMKLNFSLSRSFSLGSIFLWRIFDFSVVMAFAVTAAVFLFGSRIPPELLLAIKVAVPSLLALLALMGLFFHYHRWLPLRFRSERLKGLIDSFRRGLKLNGKIVPSLLVTTCLIWLLEAGRFFFVCKSMAVEIDVVSVLFVTFCTVFLTAIPFTPSGLGAVEFGMLELLALVGVASSAAYPLIIWDRLIAHWSQIVLGMVLALFSRAVNLKIWHFEEEGVSSSTKSLAPS
- a CDS encoding DegT/DnrJ/EryC1/StrS family aminotransferase — its product is MWKAYPRHSVNLSWGCYWAVAKVLAQAKVLRGPHVERFEQDFADFIGTRHAIGSSSGRAAIYLAIRALELREGDEVIMPAYTFHIVPLVIRACGLKPVFIDVSPATYNLDVSLIEKNIGEKTRAILATHMYGQPCDLDPILDIAGRRGLKVIEDCAHACGATYKGKKVGSFGDLGVFTFAMAKNMPCFGGGMITTNDPALYRRLAELVRPPGRSRHKSLWKEVMVTSVNYFCTRPRIFPLFIYPIMRILDAAGLSAFDRKPGQETVSPSEVHGKYQTRLTNLQGAVGLRQLKRIESINSKLNENARLYNRELKGRPRIKIPRIPRGRTHTFLYYRIEVPDRESLRRKLLRRGVDTAPDDMSDCSSLPAFSHYQVDLPVARALPERIMEIPNNPDLREEDILYMARSIKEASG
- a CDS encoding radical SAM protein, which encodes MAQTRKKYQRILLMRMHSPLIGKVKHPHHVYPPLPLKYMEALLRRDGGYEVKLIDSWLPSEAGEDLVGKVKAWSPDVSILMANPVDSQAAFEFGTEIKKEDGCFLVAVGQEVGLNLESFLSATSPFDVALPGESEVEVLSLVNRLNSRGPEKVRALYRSSSNGLKPFSVNDADGLPFPTYDRSEIDSYCFSSYPLRMKKKARWGFVLSSRGCPYGCYFCSPIMRKTYGAKVRTRSAENVADEIEHLMSLGINVISFEDDDLTARREHVLSLCREIRKRKLKINWISHARIDELDPPLMKEMKEAGCILLRLGVETGSERVLKLFRKNPRGKNWEETCKAVFAEARRLGIATNALVIIGSPGETRQEVEATIRLTLALDPDLIQVHFFTLYPGSPAYDEYKDRLPRDEISKMHHYNLPLVNLSRLSQEELWELRSLFYKRFFLRPSFVLKHIYHYGIFYIQNPKVFRQLSKVTGIL